In Lotus japonicus ecotype B-129 chromosome 5, LjGifu_v1.2, one genomic interval encodes:
- the LOC130717571 gene encoding probable choline kinase 1 isoform X2, producing the protein MAYVFPLSIYTCAKCQISHNLKKNISVCITKPISNHLALLLSPASLLPLFSASSVFSPKQSISFCLSSSTHHSLRMAVKTIELLKGSASIEEIIEVLTTVASDLGDDVVDDLSTLQVIPLKGAMTNEVFQVNWPTKNGDDLRKVLVRLYGDGVEIFFDREEEIRTFECVSEHGQGPRLLGRFTCGRVEEFIHARTLLAADLRDPDISALIASKMREFHNLHMPGAKKVQIWERMRKWLGEAKSLCSPKDATFFGLENLDEEINSLEKKLSEGYQEIGFCHNDLQYGNIMMDEETRSLTIIVSCGCKLFTSGFPCSIFFVPVLIFLMMQDYEYASYNPIAYDLANHFCEMVADYHSDTPHVLDYSKYPGLEERQRFIRIYLSSQGKKPNNAKVIQLVNAAEKYTLANHLFWGLWGLISSYVNKIDFDYKEYARQRFQQYWLRKPTLLDTQSIQL; encoded by the exons ATGGCATACGTGTTCCCACTCTCTATATATACGTGTGCCAAATGTCAGATTTCACACAACTTGAAGAAGAACATCAGTGTTTGTATCACCAAACCAATCTCTAACCACCTTGCTCTGCTTCTATCCCCTGCTTCTCTG CTTCCTCTGTTTTCAGCTTCCTCTGTTTTCAGCCCAAAACAGAGCATCAGTTTCTGTTTATCATCATCAACTCATCATTCATTGAGGATGGCTGTTAAGACAATTGAATTGCTGAAAGGAAGTGCATCAATTGAAGAGATAATTGAGGTTCTGACAACAGTGGCTTCGGATTTGGGGGATGATGTGGTCGATGATTTGAGCACTTTGCAGGTGATTCCATTGAAAGGTGCAATGACCAATGAGGTTTTCCAGGTAAATTGGCCAACAAAAAATGGTGATGATCTGAGAAAGGTGCTGGTTCGATTGTATGGCGATGGTGTTGAAATTTTCTTCGACAGGGAGGAAGAAATTCGAACCTTTGAGTGCGTTTCAGAACATGGTCAGGGGCCACGCCTTCTTGGTCGGTTCACCTGTGGCAGAGTAGAGGAGTTCATTCATGCTAGG acTCTCTTGGCTGCTGACCTCCGCGACCCTGACATATCTGCTTTGATAGCATCTAAGATGAGAGAGTTCCACAACCTTCATATGCCTGGTGCAAAGAAGGTTCAGATTTGGGAGAGAATGAg GAAGTGGCTTGGTGAAGCCAAAAGTTTGTGCTCCCCAAAGGATGCAACATTTTTTGGCTTGGAGAATCTGGATGAGGAAATAAATAGCCTTGAGAAGAAGTTATCTGAAGGATATCAAGAGATTGGTTTTTGTCACAATGACCTGCAATATGGTAACATAATGATGGATGAAGAGACAAGATCACTAACTATAATTGTGAGTTGTGGCTGTAAATTATTTACCTCTGGTTTCCCCTGTTCCATATTTTTTGTTCCTGTTCTaatatttttaatgatgcaGGATTATGAATATGCGAGTTACAATCCTATTGCATATGACCTGGCAAATCATTTCTGTGAAATGGTGGCTGATTACCACAGTGACACACCTCATGTTCTTGACTACAGCAAATATCCTG GACTAGAGGAGCGTCAAAGGTTTATCCGTATCTACCTGAGTTCTCAAG GCAAGAAACCCAACAATGCTAAAGTGATCCAGTTAGTGAATGCTGCAGAAAAATACACGCTCGCAAACCATCTATTTTGGGGCTTGTGGGGACTTATTTCT AGTTATGTCAATAAAATTGACTTTGATTACAAAGAGTATGCAAGACAGAGGTTTCAACAATACTGGTTGAGGAAGCCTACCTTATTGGACACACAAAGCATCCAACTATGA
- the LOC130717571 gene encoding probable choline kinase 1 isoform X1 yields the protein MAYVFPLSIYTCAKCQISHNLKKNISVCITKPISNHLALLLSPASLGSYFHTLFVSTFPLFLNPVFLCFISYLPLFSASSVFSPKQSISFCLSSSTHHSLRMAVKTIELLKGSASIEEIIEVLTTVASDLGDDVVDDLSTLQVIPLKGAMTNEVFQVNWPTKNGDDLRKVLVRLYGDGVEIFFDREEEIRTFECVSEHGQGPRLLGRFTCGRVEEFIHARTLLAADLRDPDISALIASKMREFHNLHMPGAKKVQIWERMRKWLGEAKSLCSPKDATFFGLENLDEEINSLEKKLSEGYQEIGFCHNDLQYGNIMMDEETRSLTIIVSCGCKLFTSGFPCSIFFVPVLIFLMMQDYEYASYNPIAYDLANHFCEMVADYHSDTPHVLDYSKYPGLEERQRFIRIYLSSQGKKPNNAKVIQLVNAAEKYTLANHLFWGLWGLISSYVNKIDFDYKEYARQRFQQYWLRKPTLLDTQSIQL from the exons ATGGCATACGTGTTCCCACTCTCTATATATACGTGTGCCAAATGTCAGATTTCACACAACTTGAAGAAGAACATCAGTGTTTGTATCACCAAACCAATCTCTAACCACCTTGCTCTGCTTCTATCCCCTGCTTCTCTG GGAAGTTACTTTCACACACTTTTTGTATCAACATTTCCCCTGTTTTTGAACCCTGTATTCCTCTGTTTCATATCATAC CTTCCTCTGTTTTCAGCTTCCTCTGTTTTCAGCCCAAAACAGAGCATCAGTTTCTGTTTATCATCATCAACTCATCATTCATTGAGGATGGCTGTTAAGACAATTGAATTGCTGAAAGGAAGTGCATCAATTGAAGAGATAATTGAGGTTCTGACAACAGTGGCTTCGGATTTGGGGGATGATGTGGTCGATGATTTGAGCACTTTGCAGGTGATTCCATTGAAAGGTGCAATGACCAATGAGGTTTTCCAGGTAAATTGGCCAACAAAAAATGGTGATGATCTGAGAAAGGTGCTGGTTCGATTGTATGGCGATGGTGTTGAAATTTTCTTCGACAGGGAGGAAGAAATTCGAACCTTTGAGTGCGTTTCAGAACATGGTCAGGGGCCACGCCTTCTTGGTCGGTTCACCTGTGGCAGAGTAGAGGAGTTCATTCATGCTAGG acTCTCTTGGCTGCTGACCTCCGCGACCCTGACATATCTGCTTTGATAGCATCTAAGATGAGAGAGTTCCACAACCTTCATATGCCTGGTGCAAAGAAGGTTCAGATTTGGGAGAGAATGAg GAAGTGGCTTGGTGAAGCCAAAAGTTTGTGCTCCCCAAAGGATGCAACATTTTTTGGCTTGGAGAATCTGGATGAGGAAATAAATAGCCTTGAGAAGAAGTTATCTGAAGGATATCAAGAGATTGGTTTTTGTCACAATGACCTGCAATATGGTAACATAATGATGGATGAAGAGACAAGATCACTAACTATAATTGTGAGTTGTGGCTGTAAATTATTTACCTCTGGTTTCCCCTGTTCCATATTTTTTGTTCCTGTTCTaatatttttaatgatgcaGGATTATGAATATGCGAGTTACAATCCTATTGCATATGACCTGGCAAATCATTTCTGTGAAATGGTGGCTGATTACCACAGTGACACACCTCATGTTCTTGACTACAGCAAATATCCTG GACTAGAGGAGCGTCAAAGGTTTATCCGTATCTACCTGAGTTCTCAAG GCAAGAAACCCAACAATGCTAAAGTGATCCAGTTAGTGAATGCTGCAGAAAAATACACGCTCGCAAACCATCTATTTTGGGGCTTGTGGGGACTTATTTCT AGTTATGTCAATAAAATTGACTTTGATTACAAAGAGTATGCAAGACAGAGGTTTCAACAATACTGGTTGAGGAAGCCTACCTTATTGGACACACAAAGCATCCAACTATGA
- the LOC130717571 gene encoding probable choline kinase 1 isoform X3, whose protein sequence is MAYVFPLSIYTCAKCQISHNLKKNISVCITKPISNHLALLLSPASLGSYFHTLFVSTFPLFLNPVFLCFISYLPLFSASSVFSPKQSISFCLSSSTHHSLRMAVKTIELLKGSASIEEIIEVLTTVASDLGDDVVDDLSTLQVIPLKGAMTNEVFQVNWPTKNGDDLRKVLVRLYGDGVEIFFDREEEIRTFECVSEHGQGPRLLGRFTCGRVEEFIHARTLLAADLRDPDISALIASKMREFHNLHMPGAKKVQIWERMRKWLGEAKSLCSPKDATFFGLENLDEEINSLEKKLSEGYQEIGFCHNDLQYGNIMMDEETRSLTIIDYEYASYNPIAYDLANHFCEMVADYHSDTPHVLDYSKYPGLEERQRFIRIYLSSQGKKPNNAKVIQLVNAAEKYTLANHLFWGLWGLISSYVNKIDFDYKEYARQRFQQYWLRKPTLLDTQSIQL, encoded by the exons ATGGCATACGTGTTCCCACTCTCTATATATACGTGTGCCAAATGTCAGATTTCACACAACTTGAAGAAGAACATCAGTGTTTGTATCACCAAACCAATCTCTAACCACCTTGCTCTGCTTCTATCCCCTGCTTCTCTG GGAAGTTACTTTCACACACTTTTTGTATCAACATTTCCCCTGTTTTTGAACCCTGTATTCCTCTGTTTCATATCATAC CTTCCTCTGTTTTCAGCTTCCTCTGTTTTCAGCCCAAAACAGAGCATCAGTTTCTGTTTATCATCATCAACTCATCATTCATTGAGGATGGCTGTTAAGACAATTGAATTGCTGAAAGGAAGTGCATCAATTGAAGAGATAATTGAGGTTCTGACAACAGTGGCTTCGGATTTGGGGGATGATGTGGTCGATGATTTGAGCACTTTGCAGGTGATTCCATTGAAAGGTGCAATGACCAATGAGGTTTTCCAGGTAAATTGGCCAACAAAAAATGGTGATGATCTGAGAAAGGTGCTGGTTCGATTGTATGGCGATGGTGTTGAAATTTTCTTCGACAGGGAGGAAGAAATTCGAACCTTTGAGTGCGTTTCAGAACATGGTCAGGGGCCACGCCTTCTTGGTCGGTTCACCTGTGGCAGAGTAGAGGAGTTCATTCATGCTAGG acTCTCTTGGCTGCTGACCTCCGCGACCCTGACATATCTGCTTTGATAGCATCTAAGATGAGAGAGTTCCACAACCTTCATATGCCTGGTGCAAAGAAGGTTCAGATTTGGGAGAGAATGAg GAAGTGGCTTGGTGAAGCCAAAAGTTTGTGCTCCCCAAAGGATGCAACATTTTTTGGCTTGGAGAATCTGGATGAGGAAATAAATAGCCTTGAGAAGAAGTTATCTGAAGGATATCAAGAGATTGGTTTTTGTCACAATGACCTGCAATATGGTAACATAATGATGGATGAAGAGACAAGATCACTAACTATAATT GATTATGAATATGCGAGTTACAATCCTATTGCATATGACCTGGCAAATCATTTCTGTGAAATGGTGGCTGATTACCACAGTGACACACCTCATGTTCTTGACTACAGCAAATATCCTG GACTAGAGGAGCGTCAAAGGTTTATCCGTATCTACCTGAGTTCTCAAG GCAAGAAACCCAACAATGCTAAAGTGATCCAGTTAGTGAATGCTGCAGAAAAATACACGCTCGCAAACCATCTATTTTGGGGCTTGTGGGGACTTATTTCT AGTTATGTCAATAAAATTGACTTTGATTACAAAGAGTATGCAAGACAGAGGTTTCAACAATACTGGTTGAGGAAGCCTACCTTATTGGACACACAAAGCATCCAACTATGA
- the LOC130717571 gene encoding probable choline kinase 1 isoform X4, with amino-acid sequence MAYVFPLSIYTCAKCQISHNLKKNISVCITKPISNHLALLLSPASLLPLFSASSVFSPKQSISFCLSSSTHHSLRMAVKTIELLKGSASIEEIIEVLTTVASDLGDDVVDDLSTLQVIPLKGAMTNEVFQVNWPTKNGDDLRKVLVRLYGDGVEIFFDREEEIRTFECVSEHGQGPRLLGRFTCGRVEEFIHARTLLAADLRDPDISALIASKMREFHNLHMPGAKKVQIWERMRKWLGEAKSLCSPKDATFFGLENLDEEINSLEKKLSEGYQEIGFCHNDLQYGNIMMDEETRSLTIIDYEYASYNPIAYDLANHFCEMVADYHSDTPHVLDYSKYPGLEERQRFIRIYLSSQGKKPNNAKVIQLVNAAEKYTLANHLFWGLWGLISSYVNKIDFDYKEYARQRFQQYWLRKPTLLDTQSIQL; translated from the exons ATGGCATACGTGTTCCCACTCTCTATATATACGTGTGCCAAATGTCAGATTTCACACAACTTGAAGAAGAACATCAGTGTTTGTATCACCAAACCAATCTCTAACCACCTTGCTCTGCTTCTATCCCCTGCTTCTCTG CTTCCTCTGTTTTCAGCTTCCTCTGTTTTCAGCCCAAAACAGAGCATCAGTTTCTGTTTATCATCATCAACTCATCATTCATTGAGGATGGCTGTTAAGACAATTGAATTGCTGAAAGGAAGTGCATCAATTGAAGAGATAATTGAGGTTCTGACAACAGTGGCTTCGGATTTGGGGGATGATGTGGTCGATGATTTGAGCACTTTGCAGGTGATTCCATTGAAAGGTGCAATGACCAATGAGGTTTTCCAGGTAAATTGGCCAACAAAAAATGGTGATGATCTGAGAAAGGTGCTGGTTCGATTGTATGGCGATGGTGTTGAAATTTTCTTCGACAGGGAGGAAGAAATTCGAACCTTTGAGTGCGTTTCAGAACATGGTCAGGGGCCACGCCTTCTTGGTCGGTTCACCTGTGGCAGAGTAGAGGAGTTCATTCATGCTAGG acTCTCTTGGCTGCTGACCTCCGCGACCCTGACATATCTGCTTTGATAGCATCTAAGATGAGAGAGTTCCACAACCTTCATATGCCTGGTGCAAAGAAGGTTCAGATTTGGGAGAGAATGAg GAAGTGGCTTGGTGAAGCCAAAAGTTTGTGCTCCCCAAAGGATGCAACATTTTTTGGCTTGGAGAATCTGGATGAGGAAATAAATAGCCTTGAGAAGAAGTTATCTGAAGGATATCAAGAGATTGGTTTTTGTCACAATGACCTGCAATATGGTAACATAATGATGGATGAAGAGACAAGATCACTAACTATAATT GATTATGAATATGCGAGTTACAATCCTATTGCATATGACCTGGCAAATCATTTCTGTGAAATGGTGGCTGATTACCACAGTGACACACCTCATGTTCTTGACTACAGCAAATATCCTG GACTAGAGGAGCGTCAAAGGTTTATCCGTATCTACCTGAGTTCTCAAG GCAAGAAACCCAACAATGCTAAAGTGATCCAGTTAGTGAATGCTGCAGAAAAATACACGCTCGCAAACCATCTATTTTGGGGCTTGTGGGGACTTATTTCT AGTTATGTCAATAAAATTGACTTTGATTACAAAGAGTATGCAAGACAGAGGTTTCAACAATACTGGTTGAGGAAGCCTACCTTATTGGACACACAAAGCATCCAACTATGA
- the LOC130720855 gene encoding S-adenosylmethionine carrier 1, chloroplastic/mitochondrial-like, whose protein sequence is MSSKGPHTDSIDALSFKMSAQKDPDKFFMSITEGDKKPFDFLRALYDGCIAGGIAGVAVEAALYPIDTIKTRLQVARGGGEIILKGLYSGLAGNLVGVLPASAIFIGVYEPAKQKLLKSLPENLSAVAHIAAGVIGGTASSLIRVPTEVVKQRMQTGQFKSAPAAVRLIIANEGFRGLFAGYGSFLLRDLPFDAIELCIYEQLRIGYKAAAKRDLKDPENAMLGAVAGAITGAVTTPLDVVKTRLMVQGSQNHYKGISDCVRTIIKEEGAHALFKGIGPRVLWIGVGGSIFFGVLEKTKQILAQKHHQADAQK, encoded by the exons ATGAGCTCCAAAGGTCCCCACACTGATTCAATTG ATGCATTGAGCTTCAAAATGTCTGCTCAAAAGGATCCTGACAAGTTCTTCATGTCCATCACTGAAGGAGACAAAAAGCCATTTGACTTTTTACGTGCTCTATATG ATGGTTGCATTGCTGGAGGTATTGCCGGTGTTGCTGTAGAAGCAGCTTTATATCCTATTGATACCATCAAAACTCGACTACAG GTTGCTCGTGGTGGAGGTGAAATTATTTTGAAGGGTCTGTATTCTGGATTAGCTGGAAATCTTGTGGGCGTCTTACC AGCGTCTGCAATTTTTATTGGCGTGTATGAACCCGCAAAGCAGAAATTGCTGAAGTCCTTGCCTGAGAATCTAAGCGCTGTTGCTCATATT GCTGCAGGTGTTATTGGAGGCACCGCTTCTTCTCTTATCCGTGTTCCCACTGAG GTTGTTAAGCAAAGGATGCAAACTGGGCAATTTAAATCAGCCCCAGCTGCTGTTCGTCTTATTATTGCTAATGAGGGTTTTAGAGGTCTTTTTGCG GGATATGGATCTTTCTTATTGCGAGATTTACCATTTGATGCTATAGAATTATGCATCTACGAGCAGCTCCGTATCGGGTATAAAGCAGCG GCAAAAAGAGATCTGAAGGATCCAGAGAATGCTATGCTTGGGGCAGTGGCTG GTGCTATAACTGGAGCAGTTACAACTCCTCTTGATGTAGTAAAAACCAGATTGATGGTTCAG GGATCACAGAACCATTATAAAGGCATTTCTGATTGTGTGAGGACTATAATTAAAGAAGAAGGAGCTCATGCTCTTTTCAAG GGTATTGGGCcaagagttttgtggataggaGTTGGAGGTTCCATATTTTTTGGTGTTCTTGAGAAGACAAAGCAAATTCTTGCTCAGAAGCACCACCAAGCTGATGCTCAGAAATGA
- the LOC130718894 gene encoding carboxypeptidase SOL1, which yields MNLMQNLLFSLLILASTIPSSLAKGAFKKSLASSDFSNASNASSARHLLEDNDSRAKRRVDLVQGYMTNDDLERAMKEFVQRCSNISRMYSIGKSVNGVPLWVIEISDKPGEEETEPAFKYIGNVHGDEPVGRELLIFLANWLCDNHLKDPLATLIVENVHLHILPSMNPDGYSLGKRGNANNIDLNRDFPDQFVFLNDDEDSRQPETRAIMDWARDIRFTASATLHGGALVANYPWDGTRDKRTYYYGCPDDDTFQFMSSIYSHSHYNMSLSKEFPGGITNGAAWYPLYGGMQDWNYIHAGCFELTLEVSDDKWPNASELPIIWKYNKMSMLNLVASLVKTGVHGRIYSSGDGRPLPGFITVSGINYTVRAGKAFADYHRLLAPRDKYEVVATMPGYKSKNTTIWLDEGPVTLDFVLDPEGSIKGSILQNVYDCNCNSKSKLEFVQFFGGVHLEVYFVFIVILGFLCLLFQRRVKVKNRQAAGAKRTVVV from the exons ATGAATCTGATGCAGAATCTGCTGTTCTCTCTTCTCATTCTTGCTTCCACAATTCCCTCTTCTCTTGCCAAGGGTGCCTTCAAGAAGAGCCTTGCTTCTTCAG ATTTCAGTAATGCTAGTAATGCAAGCAGTGCAAGGCATTTGCTTGAGGACAATGATTCTCGGGCTAAGAGACG TGTTGATTTGGTGCAAGGATATATGACCAATGATGATCTTGAAAGGGCCATGAAGGAATTTGTACAAAGATGCAGCAACATTTCTAGGATGTACAG TATTGGGAAGAGTGTGAATGGAGTTCCACTg TGGGTGATAGAGATTTCTGACAAGCCAGGAGAAGAAGAGACTGAACCTGCATTTAAG TATATAGGAAATGTGCATGGAGACGAACCTGTTGGCCGTGAGCTTCTTATATTTTTGGCTAATTGGTTATGTGATAACCATTTGAAAGATCCTCTG GCGACATTGATTGTGGAGAATGTTCACCTTCATATACTTCCATCCATGAACCCTGATGGGTATAGCCTAGGGAAGCGTGGTAATGCAAATAATATTGATCTGAACCGGGACTTTCCTGACcag TTCGTCTTTTTAAACGATGATGAGGATTCCCGGCAACCGGAAACAAGAGCAATAATGGATTGGGCGAGAGATATACGATTTACAGCATCTGCCACTTTGCATGGG GGTGCACTTGTTGCTAATTATCCTTGGGATGGCACCAGAGATAAAAG GACGTATTACTATGGATGTCCTGATGATGATACATTTCAATTCATGTCAAGTATATATAGTCACTCCCACTACAATATGTCTTTAAGCAAGGAATTTCCTGGTGGAATCACAAATGGAGCAGCGTG GTACCCTTTGTATGGAGGAATGCAAGATTGGAACTATATTCACGCTGGCTGTTTTGAATTGACCCTGGAAGTTAGTGATGATAAATGGCCTAATGCTTCTGAG CTTCCTATTATTTGGAAATACAACAAAATGAGCATGCTAAATCTTGTTGCAAGCCTTGTGAAG ACAGGAGTACATGGAAGAATATACTCTTCAGGTGATGGAAGGCCATTACCAGGCTTCATAACAGTCAGTGGAATAAATTACACA GTTAGGGCTGGAAAAGCTTTTGCCGACTACCATCGCTTACTTGCCCCAAGAGATAAATATGAAG TAGTTGCAACTATGCCTGGCTACAAGTCAAAGAATACAACTATTTGGTTGGATGAAGGACCTGTGACGTTGGATTTTGTTCTTGACCCTGAAGGGAGTATCAAGGGGAGTATACTGCAGAATGTCTATGATTGCAACTGTAACAGTAAAAGCAAACTAGAATTTGTTCAGTTTTTTGGGGGAGTCCATTTGGAAGTTTACTTTGTTTTCATTGTTATATTAGGATTTTTATGCTTATTATTTCAGAGGAGAGTAAAAGTAAAAAACAGACAGGCAGCAGGGGCAAAAAGAACTGTTGTGGTGTGA